GTTTATAGGCTTGCCTTAAACATAGGATTGACTGGCAAAAATTCAAATTAACTGATTAATAACAATTTTTACCTAGAGTTAATACTCTGGTCGGACTTGTTGAGGTACACGCATACTCCTATGATGCCTTCCTTCATAGCCGGATGGCATCGGGGTTTCACCGGCGATAATGACAACAAGAGAAGAGACGATGAAGTACTTCAACAAGACACTGCTTGCAGCCGCCATTGGTTTGGCAAGCACCCAAACCCTGGCTGCCGGTTTTCAACTCAACAGTCACTCTGCCACCGGTGTTGGCCGCGCCATTTCCGGTGATGCCGTTATTGCCGACAACGCCTCCGTGTTGTCCCGTAACCCAGCTGCCATGGCGCTGTTTGACAACACAGCCCTGTCTCTGGGCGTGACCTATGCCGACATCGATGTGAGTGTAAAAGATGTCTGTAAAGCCGGTACCCCTATTTGTTTCGGTAGCGACACCGATGCTGCGGAAGATAAAATCATCCCCAATTTCTATTACATCAACCCCATTAACGATAAATGGGCCTTTGGTGTAGCCGCCTTCTCCAACTTCGGCACAGGTACCGATCCTGGCGCTCTGGCCAACAATGCAGTCACTCTGCCTGGCCTTGGTACCATTCCTGCGCCAGTTGACCTGCTGGGTAACACAGAAGTTATCACCATGAACCTGAATGCCAGCCTGTCATATCGTGTAAACGAACAGCTGAGCCTGGGCGCCGGTGTGGATGTGATTTACGGCCAGGGCACCCTGACCCGTAAAGGCAACCTGCCTTTTGGCCCGAACGGTGAAATGGTGCCGGTAAGTCTGGTGAACGTGGATGCCGACGGTTGGGCACTGGGCGGGATCCTGGGCGCGGTGTATGAATTTAATGCAGACCACCGTTTAGGGGTGAGCTACAGATTCAGCCCCGAGTTTAAAGCCAGCGGCGATGTGCAGACGTTGGTGCCACAGGCTCAGGCGTATGCCAACTTTGATGAGATTGTTATTCCGCTGCCGGACATTTTCCAGGTGGCCGGTTTCCACCAGCTGACCGAAAAGTTTGCCCTGCACTATACGGCGCAACTGACTTCCTGGGGCGATTTCAAAGAGATCACCCTCGAAAATGGCACTCTGGGCCAGACCAGCATTCCGTCTTCTCAGCTCAAGCACTATGCCTGGGATGACTCTTGGCTGTTCAGCATCGGTGGTACTTATCAGCTGTCTGATGCCTGGACACTGCGTGCTGGCTACATGCACGATCAGGGTGTAGTGGATGAGATCAGCTCGATTTCTATCCCTGATTCAGATCGCAACTGGTACACCCTTGGCGCAAGCTATGCACTGTCTGCCAATGCCACCCTGGATCTGGGGGTAGCACTGGTACGCGGTGAAGACACCCAGGTGCTGGAGCAAAGCGCCATTATCGGTGACGTGATTGCCCACACCCGCTCCAACGCCGTGTACTATTCACTGCAGTACAACTACAAGTACTGACAGGCAAAAGTCAGGACTGTAAAAAGCACTGAAAAGGCCGCGATTATCGCGGCCTTTTTGTAACTGTCGTCTGCCTCACCTACCCTTAAAGCTGTATTTCAGCCAATGAAAGGGGAACAGGTTTATGGCAAAGGTGATTGGCTTGGGCGGTGTCTTCTTCAAGAGTGCAGATCCCGAAGCACTGGCAAACTGGTACAAGACTCACTTGGGTATGCCGGTGGAGCATTGGGGAGGCTGTGCCTTCAGGGCACTGGACTTGCCTAAAGGCAGTTACAGTGTCTGGAGTCCGTTTGCGGCTGGCAGCGACTATTTTCACCCCTCCCGCCATCCCTTTATGTTTAATTTGGTTGTGGACGACCTAGAGGCAGTGCTGGCCCAGGCTGCAGCTGGTGGGGCCGAGGTGCTGCCCGGTCGGGAGGACACTGAATTTGGTCGTTTTGGTTGGTTTATCGATCCCGATGGCAATAAGGTGGAACTCTGGCAAATGAGTGTCAATTCGTAACTCAGTCACACTCTTGATGCAAAGCCTTGGCAATTTGCGTATTCTGGAGCGAAAACGCCGTTGAAACAGGAACTTTCATGGACAAGCCTCTTACTCCCGCCGCCCTGGTGCTGGGCGCTTTCCTGGCTGGCGGTCTGGGATTTATCGGACACAGCATTACTGAAGCCGCCACCAATTTAAAAGCCCTTGACCGCACGGTCAGCGTCAAGGGGCTGGCCGAGCAGGAGGTGATGGCCAACGTAGCCATCTGGCCAGTACGTTTTGCCGAAGTCGACAACGATTTGGCAAGCCTCTACAACACAGTGCAGCAAAAAACCGACAAGGTGGTGGCCTTTTTAAAAGCCCAGGGGTTCAGCGACGATGAAATCACCCTGACAACACCTGCTATCGAAGACAGAAGCACCCAGGGCTACTCCGACCCCAACCTCAAATATCGCTACGCAGCCAGAGTCACTGTCTCGCTCTATACCCATCAGGTCGATAAATTGCTACAAGCCCGAAAACACATCGGCGTGCTCGCCCGTGATGGCATCGCCATTGGCGGCAACGAATACGAATCCCGCAGCGAGTTCTTATTCACTGAGCTCAACCGCATCAAACCGGCCATGGTGCAACAGGCCACCGAAAACGCCCGGGAAGTAGCCGAGAAATTTGCCAGGGACTCAAGCTCAAGCCTTGGCAAAATCAAAACCGCCAGCCAGGGGCAATTTATCATCACTGACAGGGACAGTAATTCGCCCCATATTAAAAACGTGCGAATTGTCAGTACGGTTACCTATTATTTAACTGACTGATTTTGATTGAAAGGAGCCATTAGGCTCCTTTTTTATGTGTGTGAGTCACATTCCATAATTTTTTTCTAATGAAATGATTGCCGCCGTGGCAACTTTTCATTAGAATTTTCTCATAGATTAAGCGGGAGCCTTTTTATGACGACTTTCAAACAGCTCTTGGGACTGTCTCTGTTGGCCCTTGGCCTGAGTGCCCATGCTGGCCAAACCCTGATAGTAGAACACACAGAAGAAGACAGATATTTAACCCTGGACGCCCTGATTGAGCCAGTTCAGGCCGCTACAGTCTCGGCGCAAACGTCGGGCCGGATCCTGAAAATCCATTTTGACGTCAACGACACTGTGCCTGCCGGTGCTGCCCTGCTGGAAATCACCAGCAAGGAGCAGGGCGCTGCATTGGCAGCCGCAGAGGCCGACTACGCCCGCGCCCTGGCGGTGAACACTGAAGCACAGGCCACGTTGAGGCGCTATCAGGATCTTTTCCCCAAGGGCGCAATTTCCCGTGGCACCTTTGATGAGGCCATTGCCCGCGCCAAGAGCAGCGAACAGGCCGTGACTGCCGCCAATGCCGCCATAGTGCGCGCCCGCGAATCCTTAAGCTACACCACTGTGTATGCCCCATTTGGCGGCGTGCTCACCGAGCGCCATGTGGAACAGGGCGAAACCGTTAACCCAGGCCAGCCACTGCTGTCCGGCTTCAGCGCCGATAAAATGCGGGCCGTGATGCAAGTGCCCGGTCGTTATCTCGCCGCCTTGAAGGCCGCCGGTGCCGTGAGTGTGGAACTGGCGGATGGCCGCAGCATCGACAGCAATCAACTGACTATTTTCAGCTTTGCCTCCCCCCAAAGTCACAGCTTCCAGGTACGTATCCAACTGCCAGACAATGCCGATGTGCAACCGGGCAGCTGGGCCAAGGCCAGTTTTGTACAGGGTAAACGCCGCATGCTGCTGGTGCCCCAACGCGCCATTGTTTCCCGTGGTGAACTCACCGGTGTTTATATGATGCAGGGCGATAAAGCCGTGTTGACCCAGGTGCGACTTGGCAAACAACAGGGTGACCGGGTACAGGTGCTCTCAGGCCTCAATGACGGTGACGTTATTGCCGCTGATGCCTATGCCGTAATTGCCCAGTGAGGAATACAGGATGACGAGCGAAAACCTCCAACAGCTAGGGATTTCAGGCCGCATCGCCCGCGCGTTTCAGGCCAGTGCCATCACACCGCTGCTGGCGCTGTTGGCACTGCTTCTGGGGATGTTTGCCGTGATGGTGACCCCAAAGGAAGAAGAGCCACAGATTGATGTGACCTTCGCGGATGTGTTTATCCCCTTCCCCGGCGCTACACCTGCGGAAGTGGAGCATTTGGTTACCCTGCCAGCAGAGCAGGTTATTTCTGAAATCAAAGGGATAGATACCCTTTACTCCTTCTCACAACCCGATGGCGCGCTCATCATTGCCATCTTCGAAGTGGGTGTAAAACGCAACGATGCCATAGTCGCGCTTTATAACCAGATTTATTCGAATATGGACAAGCTCCCACGTGGCGCCGGTGTGGGAGAGCCTCTGATTAAGCCCCGAGGTATCGATGATGTGCCTATCGTCAGTCTGACCCTGTGGTCAGAGGCGCAGGACATCACCCCCGAACAACTGACTCATGTTGCCCGTGGACTGGAGACAGAACTTAAGCGCATTCCCGGCACCCGAGAGATCTACACCCTCGGACAGCATGAGTTGGTTCTCAATGTGCGTATCGACCCGGCCGCCCTGTCGGCCTACGGTCTGAGCTACAGCGACATCAACCGCGCCCTCTCCGGTAACAACCAAATTTCCATGCCGGTACCACTGATCCAGGACAATCAGGAGATCAAGGTACAAACAGGCCAGTTCTTAAGACGTCTGGAGGATGTTCAGGAGTTGGTGGTGGCGGTGCGTCAGGGCGCCGATGGCTACAGCGAACCGGTTTACCTCGCGGATCTGGCCGAAGTCACCCTGAAAAGCGACCTGCCACGGGCTCAGGTTCAGCACGTCACCAAAGATGGCAGCTATCCAGCAGTCACCCTTGCCATCGGCAAGCAGACCGGCATGAACGCGGTGGACATTGCCGACGCCGTGATTGAGCGTATGGGAGCGCTGGAAAACACCCTGCTGCCTGCCAATGTACACGCCACTGTGTCGCGCAACTACGGCGATACCGCGGCCGACAAGTCCAATACCCTTATTTTCAAACTGATATTTGCTACCACAGCGGTGGTGATCCTGGTGCTCTTTACCATGGGGATGCGTGAAGCCCTGGTGGTGGGCATTGCAATTATCATCACACTGGCACTGACCTTGTTTGCCAGCTGGGCCTGGGGCTTTACCCTCAACCGGGTGTCGTTGTTCGCACTCATTTTCTCCATCGGGATCCTCGTGGACGATGCCATTGTGGTGGTGGAGAACATTCACAGGCACATGAGTATGGGTAAACGCTCGCTGCGTGAACTCATTCCCGTTGCCGTTGACGAAGTGGGTGGCCCGACTATCCTCGCCACCTTCACCGTGATAGCTGCCCTGCTCCCCATGGCCTTCGTATCCGGACTCATGGGCCCTTATATGAGCCCCATTCCCATCAATGCCAGTATGGGCATGCTGATTTCGCTGGCAGTTGCCTTTATCCTTACGCCCTGGCTCAGCGGCAAGCTGTTAAAAGCCCATCCCCATGAAGGCACCAACCAAGAGAATGAATCGCCCCATGGCGGCGAAGACCCGCGCATGGTGCGGATTTTTACCCGTCTGATTGGCCCCTTCCTCAATGGCAAAGCCGGTCGTAAGGCGCGTCTTGGCCTCGGCCTGGCCATCATTGGCCTGATTATGGTGGCCGTTGCCCTGCCGGTCATGCAGGCGGTGGTGCTCAAGATGTTGCCCTTTGACAACAAGTCAGAATTCCAGGTGATGGTGGATATGCCGGAAGGCACCACCTTTGAAGAAACCCACAAGGTACTGCAAGCTCTGGCAGACGAACTGGCCACGGTCGAAGAAGTGCAGCATATGCAACTCTATGCTGGCACAGCTGCCCCCATGAATTTCAACGGCCTGGTTCGCCATTACTTTTTGCGCTCAAGCCCCGAGCTTGGCGATATTCAGGTCAATCTCAGCGATAAAAAGCACAGAAGCAGAGACAGCCACAGTATCGCGCTGGCGGTACGGGGCCCATTGCAGGAGATTGGCCGTCATTTCGGCGCCAACGTCAAGGTGGTGGAAGTCCCACCCGGACCGCCTGTATGGTCGCCTATCGTTGCCGAAGTCTATGGCCCCAACGAAGCCATGCGTCAGGACGCGGCACGTAACGTCCTTGGGGTATTCAATACCACTCAGGACGTGGTGGATATGGATATTTTCCTCCCCAGCGGACAACATAAATGGCAGGTACTGATTGACCGCAGTAAGGCCGCACTGCTTGGGGTTTCCTATGCTGAGATAGTTGACCTTGTTGCCACCTCAGTGGGCGGAAGAGATGTGAGTGTGCTGCACCTGGAGAATCAGGCCCGTCCCGTTCCCATTCGTCTGCAACTCGAGGAAAGCAGTAAGCTGGATCTGGATGCCATCATGGGCATGACACTGCCGGGTAGTCGTGGACTGGTCGCCATTTCCGAGCTGGTGACTATACGTAAAGGCGTGATAGATGCGCCCATCATCCATAAAAACCTTATCCCCATGGTGATGGTAGTGGCCGATATGGCAGGGCCGCTGGACAGCCCGCTGTACGGCATGTTTGAAATGGCCTCGACCATTTCAGACAGTGAAGAGATGGGCTACGCCCAGCATTATGTCAATCAGCCCTCAGGCCTGACCGATGTGGCCGTACTCTGGGATGGTGAGTGGAAAATCACCTATGAAACCTTCCGCGATATGGGGATAGCCTATGCGGTAGGCATGATTGCCATTTACCTCTTGGTAGTGGCCCAGTTCAGATCCTATCTGGTGCCGCTGATTATTATGGCGCCTATTCCGCTGACGGTGATTGGGGTAATGCCCGGGCACGCACTCTTTGGCGCCCAGTTCACGGCCACCTCCATGATAGGCATGATTGCCCTGGCCGGGATTATTGTCCGCAACTCGATTCTGCTGGTGGACTTTATCAATCAGGAAGTCGAGCGCGGAGTGCCCTTTGCCCAGGCCGTGATCCACTCGGGCGCCGTCAGGGCCAAGCCCATTATGCTCACGGCGCTGGCTGCCATGATTGGCGCCCTCTTCATACTGGACGATCCCATCTTCAATGGCTTAGCTATCAGCCTGATTTTCGGGATATTTATTTCAACCTTGCTGACCTTGGTCGTGATCCCCGTGCTGTACTACAGTTTTATGAGACACGGCCATGAAACCGAATAACATGCCCTACATCAGGAGAAACACTATGTCACTTGAACGTTCTATTATGGCTTTTGCCGGCTTTATGGTGCTGCTGTCTTTGGTTCTGACCGCACTGGTCCATCACAATTTTGTCTGGCTTACTGCTTTTGTCGGCGCTAACCTGTTCCAGAGTGCCTTTACCGGTTTTTGCCCGGCCGCCATGCTGATGAAGAAGCTGGGGGTAAAAACCGAGGCCGAACTTTGTAAGTTAAAACAGTAGCTGTAAATGAAAACAGTCACCAAGGAGACGCTGTGAACCCACTGGCTAAAGTCGGGCAACTTGCCCTGATTGGTCTGATGCTGATACTGACAAGCACGTTGGCTATCGGACAGGACAAAGATGCTGCCACCGCCTGGAAACTGATTGAACAGGGCGCCATGCTGGTCGATGTACGTACACCGGAAGAATATGCTGCAGGACATATCGAAGGGGCCATCAATATTCCCTACGAGGAAGTCGCCGCTGAATTTGCCAAACGTGCCATCGACAAGAACACTTCGGTGGTGCTCTATTGTCGCAGCGGCAGACGCAGTGGTGTAGCCAATGAAGCCCTGAACGCCGCTGGCTTTACCCAGGTCTACAACGGCGGTGGCTACGAGACTTTGGCGCAATCGGGCAAATCCGGGCAAAGCCAAAAGTAACGCCCTGCCACAACACGTTATCCCCATCCAAAAGGCACCCTATGGGTGCCTTTTTGTTATCAGCTTGTTTCAGGGGCGCCGCACGGCAAGCGGTATCCCTATGACTAAAGCCATAAAAATGGCGCTTAAGCGGTGATTTAGTCGCGTAACAACAGAAACCAGCCCCGACTTCACCAAAAACGAATAAGTTATAACCAAATAAAATAAAAGGCATAAAATTTTAATATTTTCACAAATTTAATATCAAAATCTTGTTTCAACTGTGTTTCACCTGCTTGTTCGAGGTTCCATTCAAGGATCCGAATATTCATTCAGCAAGCTAACAGGCGAACGAATACAGCTCACTCAATTTGCATAAATATTCTAATTCAGCACTTTTTCACCCAATCATACCCACACGCCATTCTGTTTACATTGCGTTTACAAATGTTTCATCGATGGATACATTCACTGCCGAAAATGGATTTCAGGCTTTACCGGATGGATGCCAGATAACAACGACAAGTTCTGCCTCTTGCAACATGGAAGACGAGTATGACAATGAAACACAAAAAAACTTTAGCCCTGGGTTTATCGACCCTCGCACTGGCAGTCTCTGCCGGTGTTCATGCCGCACCTACCGACGCAGTCTTCGCCAAAGGCGAAAACTCCCCGCTACCAAAGCGCTATGTAGTTAAATTCAAAAACAATGCCGCCACCGAGCTTTACAATGCTGAAGACACACTCAACAGCATGCAGTATCAGCCACGCAGCCATGAAGTCTATGGTCACCACCGTGCCCTGAATGCCGCCAGTGCCAAAGAAATGAAGCGTATCGGTCGCAGCAACGCTTACACCGTGAAGCTGGACAACAATGGCATCAAGGCCCTGCGCGCCCGTGCCGATGTTGAATTTGTGGAAGAAGACGTGCCACGTCGTCTGCTTGCTGAAACCACCCCCTGGGGTCAAACCTTTGTTGGTGCAACTCAGCTGGCCGATAACCTGAGCGGCAACCGCACCATCTGTATCATTGACTCAGGCTATGACCGTGGTCATGCCGATCTGTCAGGCAACAATGTGACCGGTACCAATAACTCAGGCACCGGCAACTGGTTCGAACCAGGCAACAACAACGCCCACGGCACCCACGTAGCTGGCACCATTGCGGCCATTGCCAACGGTGAAGGCGTGGTGGGCGTGCTGCCAAACCAAAATGCCAATATCCATATTATCAAAGTGTTCAACGAAGCCGGCTGGGGTTATTCTTCAAGCCTGGTCAGTGCCGTGGACACCTGTGTGGCTAACGGCGCCAACGTCGTCAGTATGTCTCTGGGCGGTGCCAGCTCAAGTACCACTGAGCGCAACGCCCTGGCGGCCCACTACAACAACGGCGTGCTGCTGATTGCTGCCGCGGGTAACGACGGTGATAACACCCACAGCTACCCGGCATCTTACGATAGCGTGGTATCGGTTGCTGCCGTAGACAGCACCAAGCAGCATGCTGCGTTTTCTCAGTACACCAATCAAGTGGAAGTATCCGGCCCCGGCGAAGCCATTCTGTCTACCGTGACCCGCGGCGAAGGCCGTTTGTCTGACATCGTGGTTGCTGGTCAGTCTTACTTCAACAACGGTGTTGTACCTCATAACCGCTTGGTAAAATCCGGTACCAGCTATGCTCCAGCACCAATCAACGGCACTGTGACGGCCACCCTGGCCGAGTGCAGCGTGTCTGGCAGCACCTTTAACTGTGGCAACATGGCCGGCAAGGTGTGTCTGGTTGAGCGTGTAGGCAACCAGGGTTCAAGCTACCCTGAAATCAACGCGGCCAAGGCCTGTCAAAACGCCGGTGCTTCTGCCACCATCGTTTACTCAAACACCGCCCTGCCCGGCCTGCAAAATCCCTTTGTGGTGGACACCAACAGCGAGTTGACCAAGGTGTCAGTGTCGGTTGACCGCGCCACCGGTTTGGCGCTGCGCAGTCATATTGGTTCCAGTGTGACCGTATCCAGCGAAGGCGGAAAGGACTACGAGTACTACAATGGTACGTCCATGGCGACCCCGCACGTTTCCGGTGTAGCCACTTTGGTGTGGAGTTATCATCCGGAGTGTAGCGCCGCTCAGGTGCGTGCTGCCCTGCGTACGACTGCCGAAGATCTGGATGTAGCTGGCCGTGATGACAAGACAGGTTATGGTCTGGTTGATGCAGTTGCCGCCAAAGAGTATCTGGACGCTTCCTGTGACGGCCCAACCAACGGTGGTGGCAACAATGGCGGCTCAGACGCCGAGATGACCAATGGTGTTGCCAAGAGCAACCTCGCCGGTGCCAAGAATGAAGAGCTGCACTTCTTCATCGATGTGCCTGCCGGTGCCACCAACCTGAACTTTGCCATGAGCGGTGGCAGCGGTGATGCGGATCTGTACGTTCAGTACGGTGCGGCTCCAACCACCAGCAGCTATGATTGCCGCCCATGGAAAGGGGGTAACACTGAGTCTTGCCCAATCACCACCGCACAGGCCGGTACCTACTATGTCATGGTACAGGGTTACAGCGCCTTCAGTGGTGTGAACCTGGTGGCAAGCTACACTGCCCCCACCGGCGGCAGCACTGGCGGCACCACGGGCCCTGCGACTTACACCAACACCGATAACTACAGCATTCCGGACAACAACACCGCCGGGATCAGCAGCCCTATCGATGTAAGCCGCACTGGCGATGCGGGCACTGTCACTGTGAAAGTGAACATCGTACACACCTACATTGGCGATTTGCAGGTCGAACTTATCACTCCAAGTGGTCAGGTAGCCGTGCTGCACGACAACACAGGTGCAGGTACCGATAACATCAACAAGACTTACACTGTGAATGCCACAGGTGTTGAGTCTCAGGGTACCTGGAAGCTCAAAGCCGTTGACAGCTCACGCCGCGACACTGGCTACATCGACTCATGGGAAATCTCGTTCCAATAATCGGTTGAGTCTGTGAAAAAGGAGCCTTGAGGCTCCTTTTTTATTGATGGGATATTCAGTCTGTAAATACCGCAATGTTAAGATACGCCGTGTTCTGCCGAGGCGATTGAATAGCGCTATTTGAGAACCCGGGGGACAACCACCACGTCGTATTGACCATTGGATATTCTCACGCTGCCATCCTCATCGATATTGACCGCCAGCGCCATGGTTTTGGCCACGAAGGGCAACAGGGTCTCCAGGCTTGGATTATCAAACGCGAGCACAGACAGGCTGTCGATTCGGGTGCATTTTCCTGCCATATCATCCCACCAATGAGCTAAATCCTGCCCGCCGTAGGCGAACACGACCACCTTATCGGCCCGGTGGACAGCGCGCTTTATCCGCCGCTCATCCGCCAGACCAAATTCTGCCCAAAACAGATAACGACCATCCAGCGCCTGTTCACAGAGCTCGGGCTCGTCCTGATTACACAGCTCACCGACAAATTTAAGCTCGGCCGAGGCATAGAGTGCAAAGGCCAGCAGTCTCAGCATCAATCGCTGCTCGGTCTCGGATGGATGCCGTGCCAGTGTCAGTTTGTGATAGCCAAAGTAG
This portion of the Shewanella amazonensis SB2B genome encodes:
- a CDS encoding S8 family serine peptidase — translated: MTMKHKKTLALGLSTLALAVSAGVHAAPTDAVFAKGENSPLPKRYVVKFKNNAATELYNAEDTLNSMQYQPRSHEVYGHHRALNAASAKEMKRIGRSNAYTVKLDNNGIKALRARADVEFVEEDVPRRLLAETTPWGQTFVGATQLADNLSGNRTICIIDSGYDRGHADLSGNNVTGTNNSGTGNWFEPGNNNAHGTHVAGTIAAIANGEGVVGVLPNQNANIHIIKVFNEAGWGYSSSLVSAVDTCVANGANVVSMSLGGASSSTTERNALAAHYNNGVLLIAAAGNDGDNTHSYPASYDSVVSVAAVDSTKQHAAFSQYTNQVEVSGPGEAILSTVTRGEGRLSDIVVAGQSYFNNGVVPHNRLVKSGTSYAPAPINGTVTATLAECSVSGSTFNCGNMAGKVCLVERVGNQGSSYPEINAAKACQNAGASATIVYSNTALPGLQNPFVVDTNSELTKVSVSVDRATGLALRSHIGSSVTVSSEGGKDYEYYNGTSMATPHVSGVATLVWSYHPECSAAQVRAALRTTAEDLDVAGRDDKTGYGLVDAVAAKEYLDASCDGPTNGGGNNGGSDAEMTNGVAKSNLAGAKNEELHFFIDVPAGATNLNFAMSGGSGDADLYVQYGAAPTTSSYDCRPWKGGNTESCPITTAQAGTYYVMVQGYSAFSGVNLVASYTAPTGGSTGGTTGPATYTNTDNYSIPDNNTAGISSPIDVSRTGDAGTVTVKVNIVHTYIGDLQVELITPSGQVAVLHDNTGAGTDNINKTYTVNATGVESQGTWKLKAVDSSRRDTGYIDSWEISFQ
- a CDS encoding YaeQ family protein, with product MTLKSDVHKVSFEIADLRRGYFGYHKLTLARHPSETEQRLMLRLLAFALYASAELKFVGELCNQDEPELCEQALDGRYLFWAEFGLADERRIKRAVHRADKVVVFAYGGQDLAHWWDDMAGKCTRIDSLSVLAFDNPSLETLLPFVAKTMALAVNIDEDGSVRISNGQYDVVVVPRVLK
- a CDS encoding OmpP1/FadL family transporter, with the protein product MKYFNKTLLAAAIGLASTQTLAAGFQLNSHSATGVGRAISGDAVIADNASVLSRNPAAMALFDNTALSLGVTYADIDVSVKDVCKAGTPICFGSDTDAAEDKIIPNFYYINPINDKWAFGVAAFSNFGTGTDPGALANNAVTLPGLGTIPAPVDLLGNTEVITMNLNASLSYRVNEQLSLGAGVDVIYGQGTLTRKGNLPFGPNGEMVPVSLVNVDADGWALGGILGAVYEFNADHRLGVSYRFSPEFKASGDVQTLVPQAQAYANFDEIVIPLPDIFQVAGFHQLTEKFALHYTAQLTSWGDFKEITLENGTLGQTSIPSSQLKHYAWDDSWLFSIGGTYQLSDAWTLRAGYMHDQGVVDEISSISIPDSDRNWYTLGASYALSANATLDLGVALVRGEDTQVLEQSAIIGDVIAHTRSNAVYYSLQYNYKY
- a CDS encoding VOC family protein; its protein translation is MAKVIGLGGVFFKSADPEALANWYKTHLGMPVEHWGGCAFRALDLPKGSYSVWSPFAAGSDYFHPSRHPFMFNLVVDDLEAVLAQAAAGGAEVLPGREDTEFGRFGWFIDPDGNKVELWQMSVNS
- a CDS encoding efflux RND transporter permease subunit, translated to MTSENLQQLGISGRIARAFQASAITPLLALLALLLGMFAVMVTPKEEEPQIDVTFADVFIPFPGATPAEVEHLVTLPAEQVISEIKGIDTLYSFSQPDGALIIAIFEVGVKRNDAIVALYNQIYSNMDKLPRGAGVGEPLIKPRGIDDVPIVSLTLWSEAQDITPEQLTHVARGLETELKRIPGTREIYTLGQHELVLNVRIDPAALSAYGLSYSDINRALSGNNQISMPVPLIQDNQEIKVQTGQFLRRLEDVQELVVAVRQGADGYSEPVYLADLAEVTLKSDLPRAQVQHVTKDGSYPAVTLAIGKQTGMNAVDIADAVIERMGALENTLLPANVHATVSRNYGDTAADKSNTLIFKLIFATTAVVILVLFTMGMREALVVGIAIIITLALTLFASWAWGFTLNRVSLFALIFSIGILVDDAIVVVENIHRHMSMGKRSLRELIPVAVDEVGGPTILATFTVIAALLPMAFVSGLMGPYMSPIPINASMGMLISLAVAFILTPWLSGKLLKAHPHEGTNQENESPHGGEDPRMVRIFTRLIGPFLNGKAGRKARLGLGLAIIGLIMVAVALPVMQAVVLKMLPFDNKSEFQVMVDMPEGTTFEETHKVLQALADELATVEEVQHMQLYAGTAAPMNFNGLVRHYFLRSSPELGDIQVNLSDKKHRSRDSHSIALAVRGPLQEIGRHFGANVKVVEVPPGPPVWSPIVAEVYGPNEAMRQDAARNVLGVFNTTQDVVDMDIFLPSGQHKWQVLIDRSKAALLGVSYAEIVDLVATSVGGRDVSVLHLENQARPVPIRLQLEESSKLDLDAIMGMTLPGSRGLVAISELVTIRKGVIDAPIIHKNLIPMVMVVADMAGPLDSPLYGMFEMASTISDSEEMGYAQHYVNQPSGLTDVAVLWDGEWKITYETFRDMGIAYAVGMIAIYLLVVAQFRSYLVPLIIMAPIPLTVIGVMPGHALFGAQFTATSMIGMIALAGIIVRNSILLVDFINQEVERGVPFAQAVIHSGAVRAKPIMLTALAAMIGALFILDDPIFNGLAISLIFGIFISTLLTLVVIPVLYYSFMRHGHETE
- a CDS encoding SIMPL domain-containing protein produces the protein MDKPLTPAALVLGAFLAGGLGFIGHSITEAATNLKALDRTVSVKGLAEQEVMANVAIWPVRFAEVDNDLASLYNTVQQKTDKVVAFLKAQGFSDDEITLTTPAIEDRSTQGYSDPNLKYRYAARVTVSLYTHQVDKLLQARKHIGVLARDGIAIGGNEYESRSEFLFTELNRIKPAMVQQATENAREVAEKFARDSSSSLGKIKTASQGQFIITDRDSNSPHIKNVRIVSTVTYYLTD
- a CDS encoding efflux RND transporter periplasmic adaptor subunit; the encoded protein is MTTFKQLLGLSLLALGLSAHAGQTLIVEHTEEDRYLTLDALIEPVQAATVSAQTSGRILKIHFDVNDTVPAGAALLEITSKEQGAALAAAEADYARALAVNTEAQATLRRYQDLFPKGAISRGTFDEAIARAKSSEQAVTAANAAIVRARESLSYTTVYAPFGGVLTERHVEQGETVNPGQPLLSGFSADKMRAVMQVPGRYLAALKAAGAVSVELADGRSIDSNQLTIFSFASPQSHSFQVRIQLPDNADVQPGSWAKASFVQGKRRMLLVPQRAIVSRGELTGVYMMQGDKAVLTQVRLGKQQGDRVQVLSGLNDGDVIAADAYAVIAQ
- a CDS encoding YgaP family membrane protein translates to MSLERSIMAFAGFMVLLSLVLTALVHHNFVWLTAFVGANLFQSAFTGFCPAAMLMKKLGVKTEAELCKLKQ
- a CDS encoding rhodanese-like domain-containing protein, encoding MNPLAKVGQLALIGLMLILTSTLAIGQDKDAATAWKLIEQGAMLVDVRTPEEYAAGHIEGAINIPYEEVAAEFAKRAIDKNTSVVLYCRSGRRSGVANEALNAAGFTQVYNGGGYETLAQSGKSGQSQK